The Colletotrichum destructivum chromosome 8, complete sequence genome includes the window acaacaacactGGCACCTACACCTGGGAGAATCTGACGCAGGGTAAAAAGTAAGTAACACAGTGCCCTAGTGAGAACCTGTCACAAACACTCCATTGCTATTCTGTTGTAATCCTATGGAGTCGAGTTAAAAGGCGAAATACTGACACGAGGTTTCTAGGTTCGAGAAGAGCCTGACTGCGCCTACAAATGGCAGCCTATGTACCAACACTGCCGAATGGGTAATTGAATCCTTCATGTCTGAAAAGGATCACACAAGTCTCTATCCCGACTTTGGCGAACTGAAATTCATAAACATCAAAGCTGTCGCGGAGAGCGGCAAGCCTGCGTCGTTGTCAGACGCCTACTTTTACGACGCCGAGCCGCTTCTTAACGGTAAACGACTCACCAATTGCGCGATTCAGCCAGAGACCGCTTCTACAACCTGTAGCTGGTTGGGTTACAAGGACATATTCTCCAGCTGATGACGTTGCACTACAAATACAAAATGGGCCAGTAAGCCCATGAGTGTACGGCCTGAAGTACATAGCAACAAGCCCGCGCGAAGTATCATAATATCAAGTAGTTGATGTAGCTAATTGAAATGGAGTCTCATAAAACATAAACCCAATATTATGATTTTACCTaagaagacgacggagaATTGCTCTGTCTAGTAAGAGATGAGAAAGGTAAGCAAGGTGTCGGGTACTGCACGAAGTAAAGATGTCAACTGAAATATAGGTCTAAATCGGTGACAATAATCATCTCTGgccctccctctcttgtTGCCAGGGAGAAAGGAGGCCGTAAAATAGACCTTAGGGCCCCTATGGCGTAGTTTCAGGAGGCCACTGGTGCCCTCGAGCCCTACGCTACGGCTCCAAGGAGATTCGATAAGTCCGTCCGTTTGCCGGCATGATCCAGTCCTGGCTTCAAATCCTTCAACTCCTTGGTAACCGGTGATATCCCATAGGGCTCGTGACACGATGCTTGGGAGTCATAAACAATGTGTTCTTCATTCGCTTTTGTGAGTGCATCTCTAGAGAATACTGGGTAAAGTTAATGTCATCTAGATATATGTGAGCCACCATTGTGATACGCATCAACTGAATGGCTGTTTTAAACTCGGCACGACCGCTTCGATAACACACGCAAACCTCGTCTGTGCGACGCTGCGAAATAGCCATTGAGGCCGTCATTTTCCTCGGCGTCACCCAATAGCAATTGCGATATGGAATCGGTCTTTGACTTGTTCATATTGCAAGGGAAAAAGACATGATGCTGTTTGACTCGGCGATCAACTCCAGCAAGATAGCAGCAATTCCAAGTCTGGTGCAAAGTGTTCGAAGAGATGACCTTCAACGGAGAGATTATTGATTGAATTTTACAATAGCTATCAGTTCGCGTCTGAGGCTGAACTCGGCAACTACTGAGGAACGACAAGCTGGTCGACATCAGGCCCCCAGCCCTCCGACCTCGAGAACGTGACTGTGTTCtccccctcgacgagatcgacATGGACGGCACTGCTCCCAGTGGTAGAGAGATGCGACGTGGACAGGAAAGCCACCGCCTGCTCCTTGCCGTTGACCGAGACCGCCGCGTACCGCGAGGGCTTGTCGCCGTTCTTGTGGTTGACGATGAGCGTGACGCGGTCGGCCCCGGCCACGCTGAAGTCGAACGTCGCGGTGCCGTCGATGTCCCCGCCGAGAtacccggccgccgaggacccgCTGCACTGGGAGCAGTCGACAACGCGGGCGCCGTTGGCCAGCGCCGCGGTCTCGCCCTCGATCTCGGTCGTGACGGTGGACTCGGACCAGGTGCCGGCCGCGACATCGACGTTCCACGCGTCGTGCCAGTCGAGCGTCACCGACGTGCCCTCGATCTGCAGCGGGAGCCAGACGTAGGTGCTGGCGGCGAGGTTCGTCGAGTGCCACCTGTCGCCCATGTAGATGGCCTTGTCGGTGCCCAGCGGCAGGACGAAGCTGACCTGGCTGCTGTAGGTCTTGGAGCCGACGGGCGCGAACTCGGTCCATTCGGACCAAGGGCCCGAGAGAGACGTGGCGTAGCTGTAGACCTGAAAAAGCTTGTTAGTTGGAGGGCGTCATGTGTCTCTTTTTTTGACAGGGAAAGGTCTTACGTTGTCGTTGGGGTTCCAGCCTGTGAGGTGAGAGCCAAAGATGAAGTAAGTGCCGTTACGCTTCACCAGCGCCGGCGACTCGGCGAAGTATTCCCATCCAAAGGTCACCTCGGCAACATCGAGATAGTCGTCTGTGAGTTTGATGATTCGGGTTCCGTACTCGCGCTGCCGTCTTTtgtcagcaacaacaacaactacaAGCCACCacccaagaagaaggagaagaagaagaacaaaactCACGTCTTCGGTCAAGAGGTATCCCGTtccatcgtcatccttgAAGATGCCAATGTCGCGGCTCTGGTAGTCAAAGGGGCGGAAACTCCGGATGTACTCGTACTCGCCGCAGACGGTGTCGCCCGTTGCGACGCCGACGCGCGCGTCCTTGTAGTCCTGGGAGTCGACGTGCAGGTGGAGGACGTATTTGCCGGTCGCGTCGTTCTTGGTGACCTTGGGCCGCTCGATGATGCGGTTCGGAccgaggtcgccggcctcctcggtgCGGCTCAGGAGGCGGCCCTCGAAGCTCCATTCGATGAGGTTGGTCGAGGAGTAGCAGTTGACCGCCTGGAACAGGGCGCCGTCGGTCTTTTCCTCGCCGATCATGTAGTAGACGCCATTTTCCTCGCTGTTATCCTCGGTCAGTGGGtggttttttcttttcgaCGACGCACGTCTTCCGCCTTTGTTGCTTGCGGGGTAGAAGACTAATGGCTTACATGATGCCGGCCCCGTGGGCTTGTACGTGTTCACCGGTGTTTGTCTATGGCCGGTAAAGTCAGAGCGAGAACGTAATATTGAAGTCATTGTCAACTCACGGCAGTCCATGTTGCCCCAGGAACAATGCTGAGAGCGGCATTCACACCACTCAGCGAGAGGGAAGCAGCCAGAGCAAGAGGCGAGACACGCATTGTGACGGTTTGTTCTCGATGGGGTTGAGTTGATAGTCCTATGCAACCGCAATATTGACTGAGACCTCTGGGGTGTCTTATAAGTTGAGCCCAGTTGCCACTGTAACATATGATTACTGCTACTACACGATGCTACGCTCTTGGCAATGTGCTCATCAGCGCATATTACGTATGTGCCCGGCACCATCAACTCCTCTGGTTGTTGCGCATATGACCATCACCGCCTCGGGTCAGAATCGCGCGAAAGAAAGCATGCGTCAAAGTCCCGGCAGCGTAGCATTCAACTCATGACATTCGGTTGGGTTTCCGGCCACCGACACACGTATGGGGATGCCGGAGCCGAGAACAGCGTCGTGTCTGGGGGCGCCGATGCCACCCTAGCGGTGACGACCTCCACAGGAACCCCACCTTTGTATGCGGGAAAACCTGCTGATCCGGGGGCGGGGGGATGTTGAAGCTTTCGCAAACGAGTATGATCTGCAAGGGCACGCGTGCAGCAACTGAGGGGAAGGGCGAGCTGTCAGTCACGCGTGGTTCTAGATCGGGATGGAGCCGAGATGGGCGGCTACGCGCAACGACGGGATCAGGTTTTCACGTGTTTGGAGAGGGCAGGGGGATAGACAACTGGACAGTCGAGGTGAAGGGCAGGTTAATTGCTTTCACTGCTGTTCCCCGAACGCTAACAAAATGGAGAACTCTTAAAGCTTTCTACACCGTCCCAGATCGTCACTCGAGAAGAATGGCCGTCATTCTCCGAGACGCTTCACTACGAGCACATCTCTCAAGCAACAACAATGTTGGAACTAGACACAGCTTTGATGCATATATTTCAAGAGTATTACAGCGATTCATACTAGCGTAGAGCAATGTTTTCAAGCCTCAGACCTTTGTCTTCCTTGTCGCTCTTCATTGCGCGTCTATGTTGTTCCTGGACTGGCTCGTGTAAGTCACCGGTGCGTATCCGTTTCAGGACCCCTGTCTCGTTTTTCTTATGATAGTCCTCGAGTTCAAAGCAACCCCGGACTGATTTGACTGCAGTAGTGGGCAATCTTTAATATCTTAAAGATAACTGTAGGTGCCACTGAAGGACAGGACCTGCCATCAGTACTCGCCACGAAACAGAATAGACGGCGCGATTCCAGCTTCAGGTCTCAAACCCCCGCTTCTCTATCGGTCTAACACTCAGTCAAGGGACAAGAGCCGGCTCCAGAACCTCTGGGCGTGGTGTACCTTCCCCAACGCCGTAACACATATCGAAAAGCTTCCTTCGTGTTCTGTGCAGTCGAACGCAAATCGGCGGCAGTATGATCGGCAGAAATCGATAAGCTTAGAAGGCCACTGTGCTCGGAGAACATCCTGCTCCCCGAAATTCGAAAGCGAGTTGGCCATATATCAGTGACGACACGGAGCACACCGGGCTACGTGCCCGGATCCGAAACACTGACCGCGGCTAAGATTGCACCACAGCCCGTGATTTAGAGTCTAGCAGGCCTCGGTTCGGTGCTCGACTCCTTCTCAACGACCCGATTCGGTCTCTCCGTCCCGTCCTTGAGATCCTATGAGGAAAACCGACAGATCGAATTGGGGTGCCCGGTGCCCGATTGAGTAATAGCTTCGCGctgtcatcgccgtcatAAGTCCCCGTCATTCCCAGTAGTTGGGACGCCCGGCTGGTGATCGCACTGCACAACACCACAACATCACGAGACCCCCGATCTCTCCGATTGCTTTCGATCAGCCGAGGCACGGCGTCTAGCCCACTCCAGGCCAAGCGTGATGCTGAACGCAGATTGTCGAGCCACTGTCAAGCTGTCAGGATGATGCCAGCATaaacgggggggggggggggccggcAAGGCTTTCCTGACGGACTCGGAGGACCCTGAAATCGGCAGCCCTCGGAATGACGCAAGGAAAGAAGTTCCTGGAAGCCAGGCGATTACATCCTCGGAACCCGTCTGTCTGCCCTCTGGTTCCCAGGCGGGGCGAGGTGATTTCTCGATCCGGCCGGGGGTCTCGGCATGAGCTCATCGTCCGAAccgcccctccctccccgaTTACACTGTCCGGCCgcaacagcaacatcaacCCTTTGGATGCATGGAACTCGAGGGATTTATTTCTGTTTTCCCCCATCTTTGCTAGGAAGATCTTAAGCTCGACTCTGGCTGCCGGTTATGATGAGCTGTTTCGCGGCAACTCACGGGGCTCCAGGTGGTAAAGAAACAAGACCAGCgacgtctctctctctcaccacTCAGGAAAGTGAACACTTCAAGATCAAATTCGTCACACGGCACAAGTGATTACTGATGCAAAAGCCGGCGTTGACTTGCTTCACGTGGTACCCCCCGGTCCCATCACGGCCCTCCGAGGCTTCCAGCGCCGTGGTTCCCCGCCCACAAACGGTCATGGTCGTGGAGGGGGAGACATCCTGGGTTTTCCATCAGTCATTTGACGTCT containing:
- a CDS encoding Putative glycoside hydrolase, family 43, Galactose-binding-like domain superfamily, whose translation is MRVSPLALAASLSLSGVNAALSIVPGATWTATNTGEHVQAHGAGIIEENGVYYMIGEEKTDGALFQAVNCYSSTNLIEWSFEGRLLSRTEEAGDLGPNRIIERPKVTKNDATGKYVLHLHVDSQDYKDARVGVATGDTVCGEYEYIRSFRPFDYQSRDIGIFKDDDGTGYLLTEDREYGTRIIKLTDDYLDVAEVTFGWEYFAESPALVKRNGTYFIFGSHLTGWNPNDNVYSYATSLSGPWSEWTEFAPVGSKTYSSQVSFVLPLGTDKAIYMGDRWHSTNLAASTYVWLPLQIEGTSVTLDWHDAWNVDVAAGTWSESTVTTEIEGETAALANGARVVDCSQCSGSSAAGYLGGDIDGTATFDFSVAGADRVTLIVNHKNGDKPSRYAAVSVNGKEQAVAFLSTSHLSTTGSSAVHVDLVEGENTVTFSRSEGWGPDVDQLVVPQ